One window of the Gambusia affinis linkage group LG13, SWU_Gaff_1.0, whole genome shotgun sequence genome contains the following:
- the fbxo9 gene encoding F-box only protein 9: protein MADENADIGGTLEDEDDSSDDPNLQLELNVFRAQWMSELKPSPGTSDRLQRARGVKRTQDIAREQKATELFLRAVQEEQNGAVYEAIKFYRMAMQLDPDIEFKINYSRPPDADRGGGNYMEDSDTDGEIEDLLTYFGQQLTLESSFPKICTPELEATQTHISALPREILMYIFRWVVSSELDMRALEQLSLVCRGFYISARDPEIWRSACLRVWGRNCTKVVPFKTWREMFLQRPRVRFDGVYISKTSYIRQGEESLDGFYRAWHHVEYYRYLRFFPDGFVLMLTTPDDPLSIVPRLRTRNIRMDSVLLGHFRLSQETDNQTKVFAVVCKKKEDKATEFQRNRFCRRNQAPEAEHAFHVGLHLTSRGRQSFSKLVWIHHSCHITYKLTGETVITTFDLDKMYAPFFFARVKSYTAFSEQPL, encoded by the exons ATG GCTGATGAAAATGCTGATATTGGAGGTACGTTAGAGGATGAAGATGACAGTTCAGATGACCCAAACCTTCAG CTGGAACTCAATGTGTTCAGAGCTCAGTGGATGTCTGAACTCAAGCCGAGCCCTGGAACGAGTGACCGACTGCAGAGGGCAAGAGGTGTGAAGAGGACTCAAGACATTGCTCGAGAGCAAAAA GCTACAGAGCTGTTTCTGAGAGCTGTCCAGGAAGAGCAGAATGGGGCTGTCTACGAAG ctaTCAAGTTCTATCGCATGGCTATGCAGCTAGACCCTGACATCGAGTTTAAAATCAACTACAGCCGTCCTCCTGACGCAGACAGAGGTGGAGGAAATTA CATGGAGGACAGTGACACTGATGGGGAGATTGAGGATTTGCTCACCTACTTTGGGCAGCAACTCACTCTGGAGAGCTCCTTTCCAAAGATCTGCACTCCTGAGCTTGAAGCGACTCAGACGCACATTTCAG CCTTGCCACGGGAAATCCTGATGTACATATTTCGCTGGGTTGTGTCGAGCGAACTGGACATGCGGGCCCTGGAGCAGCTGTCTTTGGTCTGCCGGGGGTTCTACATTTCTGCCAG GGACCCTGAGATTTGGCGTTCTGCTTGTTTGAGAGTTTGGGGACGAAACTGCACCAAAGTAGTGCCCTTCAAGACCTGGAGGGAAATGTTCCTGCAGAGGCCACGTGTCCGGTTTGATG GTGTTTACATCAGCAAGACATCGTACATCCGTCAAGGAGAGGAGTCCTTGGACGGATTCTACAGAGCTTGGCATCACGTTGAGTACTACAG GTACCTCCGGTTCTTCCCCGATGGCTTCGTCCTGATGCTCACCACCCCCGATGACCCTTTGTCAATCGTTCCCCGCTTGCGTACGAGGAACATCAG AATGGATTCTGTTCTGCTCGGTCATTTCCGTCTTTCACAAGAGACGGACAACCAAACCAAAGTCTTTGCTGTCGTCTGCAAGAAAAAGGAGgat AAAGCGACCGAGTTTCAAAGAAATCGGTTCTGCAGGCGGAACCAGGCTCCTGAGGCTGAGCACGCCTTCCATGTGGGGCTGCATCTGACCTCCAGAGGGCGTCAGAGTTTCAGTAAGCTTGTGTGGATCCACCACTCCTGCCACATCACTTACAA GTTGACTGGGGAAACTGTCATCACAACATTTGACCTCGACAAGATGTACGCGCCCTTCTTCTTTGCACGAGTGAAGAGCTACACCGCTTTCTCCGAGCAGCCACTGTAA
- the LOC122842333 gene encoding serine/threonine-protein kinase ICK-like — MNRYTTLRQLGDGTYGSVILGRCLESGELVAIKKMKRKFYSWEECMNLREVKSLKKLNHANVIKLKEVIRENDHLYFIFEYMKENLYQLMKDRTRLFPESAVRNIMFQILQGLAFIHKHGFFHRDMKPENLLCMGPELVKIGDFGLAREIRSRPPYTDYVSTRWYRAPEVLLRSTSYNSPIDQWAVGCIMAELYTLRPLFPGSSEVDTIFKICQVLGTPKKTDWPEGYQLASVMNFRWPQCVPSNLKTLIPNASPDAIRLMTDLLQWDPKNRPASAQALRYSYFHVGQALGTPQQILEQGRPQPGRVQLQPPLQQQQQQQPLLLLKPMPPTQPPPSNQHCTPPRPLQQVAPPPASAASQAVSYQRHTGPKHIPKPEQTEVMPQSHLPYIVDKSLQSKPRQQETGSANLLNYQVKPKGGGRRRWGHGTGHLKSDNWDNYEDRDLSSLSILGKNNFSSEKRRQGEDSLGRYGNVLDYSRPSGKEDTPLNLNKAAAYQEPSRTASAKQHYLRQSRYLPGISTKKNVAIDASKDFTGSHLWGGSSIPFGGTLPSRGAHGTNTIPGGYIPSFYKKDGGSAGHRGRQGTSVEATASNYATWRSGRSQMNPSANAPTANKSTSSLHPRPPLQSIHGRTDWSAKYGHR; from the exons ATGAATAGATACACCACCCTTAGACAGCTTGGAGATGGCACCTATGGCTCTGTCATCCTGGGTCGCTGTCTGGAGTCAGGGGAACTTGTTGCCATAAAGAA aatgaAACGAAAGTTTTACTCCTGGGAGGAATGCATGAACCTTAGAGAAGTCAAG tcCCTGAAGAAACTAAACCATGCTAATGTAATCAAACTCAAGGAGGTGATCCGGGAAAATGATCACTTGTACTTTATTTTTGAGTACATGAAGGAGAATTTGTATCAGCTGATGAAAGACCg GACACGTTTGTTCCCTGAATCGGCTGTTAGGAACATAATGTTTCAGATCCTGCAGGGACTTGCATTCATTCATAAGCATG GGTTTTTCCACAGGGACATGAAACCAGAAAATCTCCTGTGTATGGGCCCAGAGCTGGTGAAAATCGGCGACTTTGGGCTCGCCCGTGAGATCAGATCTCGACCGCCGTACACGGACTATGTCTCAACTCGATG GTACCGAGCTCCAGAGGTGCTCCTCAGGTCCACTTCATACAATTCACCCATAGACCAGTGGGCTGTCGGCTGCATCATGGCTGAGCTTTACACACTCAGGCCTCTGTTCCCAGGATCCAGTGAAGTGGATACCATATTCAAGATCTGCCAAGTCCTGGGTACGCCAAAGAAG ACTGATTGGCCCGAGGGATACCAGCTGGCGAGCGTCATGAACTTCCGTTGGCCTCAGTGCGTTCCCAGTAACCTGAAGACACTTATCCCCAACGCCAGTCCAGACGCCATCCGTCTCATGACGGACCTGCTTCAGTGGGACCCCAAGAACAGGCCAGCCTCTGCTCAG GCTCTCAGGTACTCGTATTTCCACGTGGGCCAAGCTCTGGGTACCCCTCAGCAGATCCTGGAGCAGGGCAGACCTCAGCCGGGTCGAGTGCAGCTGCAGCctcctctgcagcagcaacagcagcagcagcctctccTACTGCTGAAGCCCATGCCCCCCACCCAGCCTCCACCTTCTAACCAGCACTGCACACCCCCCAGGCCTCTCCAGCAGGTCGCGCCACCCCCTGCATCAGCAGCTTCCCAGGCGGTGTCTTACCAGAGGCACACGGGGCCCAAGCACATCCCGAAGCCGGAGCAGACGGAGGTCATGCCACAGAGTCATCTTCCTTACATCGTCGACAAGAGTCTGCAGAGCAAG CCAAGGCAGCAGGAGACAGGCAGCGCAAACCTTCTCAACTACCAGGTGAAGCCAAAGGGAGGAGGGCGGCGGCGATGGGGACACGGCACGGGACACCTCAAGAGTGACAACTGGGACAACTATGAAGACAGAGATCTGTCCTCTTTGAGCATTCTGgggaaaaataacttttcctcAGAGAAGCGGAGGCAGGGAGAGGACTCTCTGGGCAG GTACGGAAATGTTCTGGATTACAGCCGACCCAGTGGAAAAGAAGACACACCTTTGAACCTGAACAAGGCCGCAGCCTATCAGGAGCCGTCGAGAACCGCCTCAGCCAAGCAGCACTACCTGAGACAGTCTAGATATTTACCTg GCATAAGTACAAAGAAGAATGTGGCCATAGATGCCAGTAAGGACTTCACTGGAAGCCATCTTTGGGGCGGCAGTAGTATTCCTTTTGGAGGAACGCTGCCGAGCAGAGGAGCGCATG GTACAAATACAATCCCTGGTGGATACATCccatcattttacaaaaaagacgGTGGCTCTGCTGGCCACAGAGGAAGGCAGGGTACATCAGTGGAAGCAACAGCATCAA ATTATGCAACATGGCGGTCTGGTCGGAGTCAGATGAACCCCTCTGCCAACGCACCCACAGCCAACAAAAGCACGTCCAGTCTGCATCCTCGCCCGCCACTACAGAGCATTCACGGCCGAACAGACTGGTCTGCCAAATACGGACACCGTTAG